In Pseudanabaenaceae cyanobacterium SKYG29, the DNA window GATCGAAGTAAACAAAAGAATCTGCTGTAACTAGATTAAAGCAATCACTATAGATGCCGTAGTGTATTTCTGCTTTCCGTAATGCCCTAGCCACTGCATATATATTAGTTGGGTCACAAATTCTTGGCTTGTCGTAACGACCGTAGGGGACATTAAATTCTCCCTTAGAATTGAGGCGAAATAAACCATTGTAACAGGTTTTATTGAGGAAAATAAATTGGGCAGCTCTGGCAATCCAGTTGTCAGATGGTACTTTATGGTACGGGGGAGACATCAGTGTGCGGTTCCTATTAAACTCCTGCCTTACTGCTAAAAATAGCTCCCTGCGCTTCTCTAGGGGGGTGCCCTCGTAGTTTTTCTGATATTGTTCTAGGACAGTTAGTAAATCCTCAGGTCGTTGCTGAATTACTAAATAAGTGAGAATCAAATCCCTATTCACATCAAATAGATAGGCACTCTCGATTTGATACTGTTGCACAATGTGTAGGAATACCGCTCCACTCCCCAAGAATGGCTCAATGTAATTTCTAATTTTGCCTTCTTTCAGCTCACGGGGATAATAATTAACAAACTGGTCTAACAGCTGTGTCTTACCCCCTGCCCATTTAATAAATGGTTTAGCCCTAATTGTCCTATCGACCAAAACCAGTTATTTCTTCACCTCAGCTAACAACTGCTCTAATTCTTGGAGAGAAACTGCCCCCGAAAGAAACCGATCGTTCATAAAAAAGGCAGGCGTACCTTGAATACCCAATTCCCTACCCAGGTTAAAGTCAGCTACTACCGCATCTTCAGCAACTTGACTCTGACGGTCTTGATTAAATTTGTCCACATCTAGTCCCAGGTTTTGGGCTAGTTCCACATAAAATCCTTCCCCCAACCTTTGCTGCTGTGTGAATAACTGGTCATGAAATTCCCAAAACTTATTTTGCTGTTGGGCTGCCCAACTCGCCTTAGCCGCAGGTAACGCCTCGGGATGAATACTCTGCAGTGGAAAATGCTTGTAAGTGAGGGTCACTTCATTTTTGTGTTTCTCCATAAATTGCTTGACAGTAGTATGAGCCCGAGCACAGTAGGGACATTGAAAGTCCGAGAATTCTGCTAGGACAATTTTCCGATCGGGGCTACCAGTTGTAGGGGATTGACGAATGATATTAGTTGGTTGTCCCACCACTTGTTGAAATCTTTGTTGGATTTGTGCTCTGGCTTGCTCCTCCTGGTATTTCTGTACTGACTCCAGAATTACTTGGGGATTTTTTTTGATCACCTCCACCACTTTTGCTTCTAGTTCCGCATCACTGATCTTGTTACCACCGCCTATTTGCGCACATCCCCAAGTGCAAAACGCCAATACCACTAGCAAAATTAGTCGCCCTACCAGTCTCATTTACCTTGCCCCCCACACACCCGATTCTGGAAGTCACAGCTCCAGATGGCAGGTTCTTGCCAGCTCAAAGGAATTTCCAACAAGTCCCGTGCTCCCGTAAAGCCCTGACCAATAAATAGAATAACAGC includes these proteins:
- a CDS encoding thioredoxin domain-containing protein; this encodes MRLVGRLILLVVLAFCTWGCAQIGGGNKISDAELEAKVVEVIKKNPQVILESVQKYQEEQARAQIQQRFQQVVGQPTNIIRQSPTTGSPDRKIVLAEFSDFQCPYCARAHTTVKQFMEKHKNEVTLTYKHFPLQSIHPEALPAAKASWAAQQQNKFWEFHDQLFTQQQRLGEGFYVELAQNLGLDVDKFNQDRQSQVAEDAVVADFNLGRELGIQGTPAFFMNDRFLSGAVSLQELEQLLAEVKK
- a CDS encoding DNA adenine methylase; translation: MVDRTIRAKPFIKWAGGKTQLLDQFVNYYPRELKEGKIRNYIEPFLGSGAVFLHIVQQYQIESAYLFDVNRDLILTYLVIQQRPEDLLTVLEQYQKNYEGTPLEKRRELFLAVRQEFNRNRTLMSPPYHKVPSDNWIARAAQFIFLNKTCYNGLFRLNSKGEFNVPYGRYDKPRICDPTNIYAVARALRKAEIHYGIYSDCFNLVTADSFVYFDPPYRPISQTANFTTYTGTEFTDKEQLELAKFFRKLDQTKGAKLMLSNSDPKNENPQDNFFEEVFCGYNIFRVHAARAVNSKSTKRGKIHELLITNYDP